Proteins encoded together in one Gammaproteobacteria bacterium window:
- the idi gene encoding isopentenyl-diphosphate Delta-isomerase, whose protein sequence is MTEYVILVDTNDNPIGQQEKLKAHELAQCHRAFSVFIYRLNEQQEIETLLQQRHEEKYHCGGLWTNTCCGHPRPGEITSDAASRRLFEEMGIQSELKEIGVFHYVASFNNGLTENEVDHVFIGAMNEKPIQPHPNEINSYRWITLDHLRVELQESPKQFTPWLKQALDIASKTLVQAMNKSLNYVTQSNN, encoded by the coding sequence ATGACAGAATACGTAATTTTAGTCGATACCAATGACAACCCCATCGGGCAACAAGAAAAGCTGAAAGCGCATGAGCTCGCGCAATGCCATCGCGCATTTTCTGTTTTCATTTATCGTCTAAATGAACAGCAAGAAATAGAAACACTTCTTCAACAACGTCATGAAGAAAAATATCACTGCGGTGGTTTATGGACCAATACTTGCTGTGGCCATCCTCGCCCAGGTGAAATAACTTCTGACGCAGCAAGTCGGCGACTGTTTGAAGAAATGGGCATACAATCTGAATTAAAAGAAATCGGCGTTTTTCACTATGTCGCTTCGTTCAATAATGGCTTAACCGAAAACGAAGTGGATCATGTATTTATTGGCGCGATGAATGAAAAACCCATCCAACCCCATCCCAATGAAATAAATAGTTATCGTTGGATCACTCTGGATCACTTAAGAGTAGAATTGCAAGAAAGCCCCAAACAATTTACTCCGTGGTTAAAGCAAGCATTAGATATTGCATCAAAAACTTTAGTTCAAGCAATGAATAAGTCACTAAACTATGTTACCCAATCGAATAACTAA